Within the Vicugna pacos unplaced genomic scaffold, VicPac4 scaffold_110, whole genome shotgun sequence genome, the region gcactgttgtgttcccgcctcgtatttctgtaaccagcagggaaatttgtatctcaagaaatagacataaacaattttcaggacctgagcacacagtttccctttcagggtttagtgggcttccatttaattctatgagaaatgtttaaaacaacaggacaacagctgagatagggtttaaaataacttttatttcagtgaaaataaagccaactgactgttatcatttttactttatttgatctcactctcttactttaccttcccaacctcctccacaaaatgatggtgaacatcccctcctgggtcagaaatctaagtagaaattaccaatcacattgaggtgtgctttgttgttttatttttcaaaacaaccaagtttcattcatatgatttaataattaagatcagaaacaaagtctactcaataaatggtagacaacacatgtcgtcatagctgctcatcaggtttggccccacgttacacacttttacatggacatgtgccatgtgctgtcatgggaaacggtgagtggggacagggcctctgctctcacagggcacacagcctggtggggcaggcggtgttcaatcattgcccttttgtctttaatatacttacaaattatgggaaatgctatttaaaaagaacaaaatgagtcactgaaagtgaaaaatacaaggacagtatttaggctgagggaagacagggaatctctttgaagatctgacactccactgagacccaaaggacaactctggcactgaaggtgaagggcagggacacactgataaagggctgaaatccagaatataccaaaatttctttacactcaacaagaaggatgaataacctgattaaaaaatgagcaaaatgcctgaacacacacctcatcaaagaagaaatctggatgccaaagaagcctttggaaagatgctccacagcacctgtcatcaaggggatgcagactgaaacagcgagataccactgcacacctgtcagaactgccaaaatgcagaacactgacagcaccgaatgctggtgaggatgtggagcaccagaaattataatgcattgttggtgggaatgaaaaatggcccaggtactttggaagacggtctggcaattttttacagagctagacgtaattctaacatatgatccggcaactgtgctccttggtgtttactcgatgaaatggaaacttatgttcacacacaaatctgcatacagatgttaatagcagctttattcatactcaacaggattcagaagcaactaagctcttcttcagtaggtgaatggataaataaactgtggtcccgccagaaaatggactattatttggtgctcaaatgaaatgagttatcaaggaatgaaaagacatggaggaaccttaaatgcatattaccaagtgaaagaagccaatctgggaagtttcagcaactgtctgattccaactgtatggtgttctgggaaagggaaaaacacagagactgaaagatcagtggctgccagaggctagaggggaaagagcaatgaatgaggtgcagcacggagcattttaaggtcactaagacacacgactctgtatgatgctgtgatggtggatacatgtcattgtacatctgtccaaacccacagagtgcacaacacaatgtgtaaatcctagtgtcaactatgggctatgggtgatgatgacatgtcagtgtaggttcacccattgtcacaaatgtacactctggtgcaggtgtcaatattgaggaggctgtgggggcaaactgcagttcatacacccaatccagccccagccaccgctgttaataaagctctatgggtgtgtggactatctggctgttctggcatctaaacagtagagctgagcagctgcaccagagatcaggaggttttcagaccctgaaatatttacccccaagcccttgaaaggaaaagtctgctgagccctgttctaaatgaatcaagattcaccctgatgagtcaggacagcagggcccaaaccaggcatggttaatggggctgaagcaatgttttagttccaacacatttgctaaagtcctgcaagtccagtgacagactgtagccaggaagcgtctgcaggaggagtcgggagcaggccttcccgccaggctccgggatgccgggggccgcgtgccgcacgggggccacccgcttgaagaaggtggacttgcagtggaagccgatcaactcgtagagctcggagaggatgctgcacggctgaattttctcctcggaacgctgaagcacagggagaaaagcaacaagcatctgaatgaaacacgtaagtgaaaaaagacccataaaaatggttttcccttaaaacagagacccgatgacacaggaaggaagaggaaggctgacgtagtgcactgatgggaccggatgcagaaacgcagggaagcagcactgtgcagacactccagaccccctctgggccccacctctccgcattccacctgtccctttactagaaaagcccgtattccctgaaatagaggaatctgctacctaaacatgggacacagagaagggaaagaggaaaaggaagggaaagtaaaggaacaacagttcatctagaccctagggtctgggcgggactttcaccaaacacacaacttctcaaagcacagagcgcacagggagaggctgacagagtgattgcgacttctgctcctaaagcacccagctacctgtcagcacacgctgcgcccattactgaatcattacaatcatctcagaaacaactactaccccggctcacaggcaaggaaatctgaaactcggggaggaattattatcatcctggacaaagtcccacagcccagtagtctcagagcctccggcagagcctgggctaaaatgctcctcatcaccacgggccctgagactcaggctgaggccacgtcaggtctgcacgggcccagagcacagtctgtgggacagggaatgctcccactcgaagtgccaggtcaaggccctcaggaacttgtgtaatgaaaccaaatccccaaactcatttccaacccactgccctgtccgggaggactgctcggcacaactgcgctgtcacctgtgcacaggctgagcaaggggcccagacagtgatgtgacatcccagtggaagtggctcggagaccacttcatcacaggacaggttctcccggcttccaacgttaactctccattccatttccaactggaaagtaagtttagaattgttttcctctcttagaaacaaagagagcggtaacatcagagggaaactcaagacagaggaagagtctcctggtcatttgcaaggataggccggggagggaacagagacagggatcagaaagacccgtgttccagtccaaagtctgcacgtcactcgctttgacagtttcctttttaatacaggtgataaaatctaattatgatttttgggaaaactaaatgaaataacgtattccactagcataggtgtaaaatcctccatgagtgttcc harbors:
- the LOC140694904 gene encoding trafficking protein particle complex subunit 9-like isoform X2 is translated as MDNLEAWNGTEMELLQRSEEKIQPCSILSELYELIGFHCKSTFFKRVAPVRHAAPGIPEPGGKACSRLLLQTLPGYSLSLDLQDFSKCVGTKTLLQPH